The proteins below are encoded in one region of Phycicoccus sp. M110.8:
- a CDS encoding putative Ig domain-containing protein: protein MLDTRKLSGQTVDGKFARIGAIAGGTFKTVTVTGRGGVPAGGVGAVVLNVTAVLPTKAGYVTAFPAGEKVPNASNLNVRAGEVSPNLVTVKVGSGGAVGIFVSAGSSDVLADVAGYFPTGSSYTPLSPARLMDTRSTGATVDGQGSRTGAVAGGTTRDLQITGRYGIPTSGVGAVVLNVTGVAPTRATFATVWPTGSTKPNASNLNLAAGEVKPNLVIAKLGSGGKVSFAVGSGSMDLLADVAGWIPASSSYTPLAPARLLDTRATGATVDGAGQRTGAVGPGGTVDVQVNGRAGIPATGVAAVVLNVTGVAPTATTFVTAYPAGEPQPNASNLNLARGEIRPNLVIAKVGSNGKVRLFNKSGTVDLLTDVAGWFAAPPTSSPVTVTTSSPMPGAVAGTAYSQPLAASGGLGPYTWSLAGGALPAGLSLSSAGIIAGTPSAAGTSTFTVTAKDASTPQQIGSATLTITVVAAPLSVTTASLPGGTVSTAYSQTLAASGGTKPYTWTVVQGAVPSGLTLSTAGVLSGTPTAAGSATFTVQVTGGGTATKQLSLQIAQAGLSITTSAQLPSATLNQPYSLALKAQGGSGPYTWSAPNSGLPAGLTLSDTGTITGTPISGGTTSFTLKVTDSTSPTAQTATLAATLTVTVPPVVIGPATLPDATVEKKYFQRIETTGGAAPQWACRVIISSGALPNGILLDYDGDGFLLDGRPTTAGSTSFTVRADCGGTVATKSYTIKVVDAPLTIETQELAWSFVSSQYDASLSAFGGTSPYTWTVSSGSLPSSMALDATTGQLSGMTPDTYTEVQFTAAVKDATGATASRSYRIFVNELSVEAPSQNTTVGLAATVLKPRAWGTSPYAWTTTGTLPPGLTVNGATGVVSGTATQAGTYAFTVGVADATGLRGGAPVTVKVYPTGTAVGITTASVPNGQAGAAYTASLVSSGGNPPMSWDVAAGALPDGLFLSQTDTCCWQLEGSPTTPGTYTFTLRATDDGQAAATKAYSMTVAPAPLAVTTTSVPPAAVGSRYDTRLSATGGVKPYAWSLTSGALPPGLTLSGDGQITGTPTASGSVTVTVKVTDSGARASTRSLNLLVNAPATATAVSVGQSHSCAVVGGKVRCWGSNWSGELGTGTTAESSSTPREVVGLANVTQVSAGDSFTCARTSDGKAYCWGANLYGQLGDGTTTDRTVPVPVPLSGVSQVSAGSAHACAVAAGGAVWCWGFNELGQVGTGSLSARVLVPTQVAGLSGVTKVSAGASSTCVSGPSGAVKCWGSNGNGELGNGTFDDSLVPVTALASGATDLETDDGTSCAATADGAVSCWGTGFSETPTAVSGVSGAGSVSVSNASACAQTSTGALCWGQPGSGTRGDGNWYDGAAGPTAVTGVSGTIARTISVGYHNACVVVTGGSVRCWGGDDDGQLGDGLSAVSLTPSPVTGIGSGASSLGSGDSGSCAVVGGTVKCWGSNSNGELGNGTRFTLGLVPVTVSGLANATQVAVGANFRCARRGTGTVSCWGQNWYSQLGTSTGDFSALPVDVPGVTDAQRLVAGREHACVLRSGGTVSCWGSGWAGQLGDGNAVDSPDPVAVPGLTSVTSLAAAGYFTCAVSGGNVWCWGSNDAGQLGTAPGNQANTPQKVPGLTGVTSVAAGDDYACAVLSSGGMKCWGSNFDGQLGAGDEVEHVGPVTVSDITTATQVSLGSSTSCARLSDGTVRCWGTAYNGLLGDEAISSRSTPGTLTGISSAVEVSVGSSAACVRLSSGAVQCWGTSYSGELGNGTSQVYAVPQRVSGL from the coding sequence TTGTTGGACACCCGCAAGCTCAGCGGCCAGACCGTGGACGGCAAGTTCGCGCGGATCGGAGCCATCGCCGGCGGCACGTTCAAGACCGTCACCGTCACGGGTCGGGGAGGTGTCCCTGCCGGCGGGGTCGGCGCAGTCGTGCTCAACGTCACGGCGGTGCTGCCGACCAAGGCAGGCTACGTCACGGCCTTTCCCGCGGGCGAGAAGGTGCCCAACGCCTCCAACCTCAACGTCCGCGCCGGGGAGGTGTCGCCCAACCTCGTGACCGTCAAGGTCGGTTCTGGCGGTGCTGTGGGGATCTTCGTCTCCGCCGGGTCGAGCGATGTGCTCGCGGACGTGGCGGGCTACTTCCCGACGGGGTCCAGCTACACCCCGCTCTCACCAGCTCGCCTCATGGACACACGGTCCACCGGTGCCACGGTGGACGGCCAGGGCAGTCGCACGGGCGCGGTGGCGGGCGGGACGACCCGTGACCTGCAGATCACTGGCAGATACGGCATCCCGACGAGCGGCGTCGGCGCGGTGGTCCTGAACGTCACCGGTGTCGCCCCGACCCGCGCGACGTTCGCCACGGTGTGGCCGACCGGCTCCACGAAGCCGAACGCCTCCAACCTCAACCTTGCAGCAGGAGAGGTCAAGCCCAACCTGGTCATTGCGAAGCTCGGGTCAGGGGGAAAGGTGTCCTTCGCGGTGGGCTCGGGATCGATGGACCTGCTGGCCGACGTCGCGGGCTGGATACCCGCCTCGTCGTCGTACACGCCGCTGGCCCCCGCCCGCCTCCTGGACACGCGCGCCACAGGCGCGACGGTGGACGGAGCAGGTCAGCGCACCGGCGCCGTTGGCCCCGGAGGGACTGTGGATGTCCAGGTCAACGGGCGCGCCGGCATCCCTGCAACCGGGGTCGCCGCCGTGGTCCTCAACGTCACCGGCGTCGCGCCCACGGCAACGACCTTCGTCACGGCCTATCCCGCAGGTGAGCCGCAGCCGAATGCCTCCAACCTCAACCTCGCGAGGGGTGAGATCCGCCCCAACCTGGTCATCGCGAAGGTCGGGAGCAACGGGAAGGTGCGCCTCTTCAACAAGTCCGGCACGGTCGATCTGCTCACGGACGTCGCTGGATGGTTCGCGGCCCCGCCGACGTCGTCGCCCGTGACAGTGACGACCTCGAGCCCGATGCCCGGCGCGGTCGCCGGGACGGCGTACAGCCAGCCGCTTGCCGCGAGCGGGGGTTTGGGGCCGTACACCTGGAGCCTCGCCGGCGGCGCCCTTCCCGCTGGACTGTCGCTCAGCTCTGCAGGGATCATCGCGGGCACCCCCAGTGCGGCCGGGACCAGCACCTTCACCGTGACGGCGAAGGACGCCTCGACGCCGCAGCAGATCGGGTCGGCCACGCTCACGATCACAGTCGTCGCGGCCCCCCTGAGCGTCACCACCGCGTCCCTGCCGGGCGGAACGGTGTCCACTGCCTACAGCCAGACGCTTGCAGCCTCGGGCGGCACGAAGCCCTACACCTGGACTGTCGTCCAGGGGGCCGTGCCGAGCGGACTGACCCTGAGCACCGCCGGAGTGCTGTCCGGCACACCGACGGCGGCGGGGTCTGCCACGTTCACGGTCCAGGTCACCGGGGGCGGCACGGCCACCAAGCAGTTGAGCCTGCAGATCGCCCAGGCAGGCCTGTCGATCACCACCAGCGCCCAGCTGCCCAGCGCGACTCTGAACCAGCCGTACTCGCTCGCGCTGAAGGCACAGGGGGGCAGCGGCCCCTACACGTGGTCTGCCCCGAACAGTGGCCTGCCGGCCGGTCTGACCCTGAGTGACACGGGCACCATCACGGGAACGCCCATCTCGGGCGGTACCACCTCCTTCACCCTCAAGGTGACGGACAGCACCTCCCCGACCGCTCAGACTGCGACCCTCGCTGCCACGCTGACGGTCACCGTGCCGCCCGTCGTCATCGGCCCTGCCACGCTTCCGGACGCCACGGTCGAAAAGAAGTACTTCCAACGCATCGAGACCACCGGCGGCGCCGCACCGCAATGGGCCTGCCGCGTGATCATAAGCTCGGGTGCGCTGCCCAACGGCATACTCCTGGACTACGACGGTGACGGTTTCCTCCTCGACGGGCGCCCGACCACCGCGGGGTCGACGTCGTTCACCGTCCGCGCTGATTGCGGTGGGACCGTCGCTACCAAGAGCTACACGATCAAGGTGGTCGACGCGCCGCTCACCATCGAGACCCAGGAGCTTGCCTGGAGCTTCGTGTCGAGCCAGTACGACGCCTCTCTCAGCGCCTTCGGCGGGACGAGTCCGTACACATGGACCGTGTCGAGCGGATCCCTTCCCAGCAGCATGGCGCTCGACGCGACCACGGGCCAGCTCTCCGGCATGACGCCTGACACATACACGGAGGTGCAATTCACCGCGGCGGTCAAGGACGCGACCGGCGCAACGGCGTCGCGAAGCTACCGCATCTTCGTCAACGAATTGTCCGTCGAGGCGCCCTCACAGAACACCACGGTGGGCCTGGCTGCGACCGTTCTGAAGCCACGAGCCTGGGGAACGAGCCCCTACGCGTGGACCACCACCGGCACCCTTCCCCCTGGACTCACGGTGAACGGCGCCACCGGCGTGGTGTCGGGAACCGCCACCCAGGCGGGCACCTACGCCTTCACCGTCGGCGTCGCCGATGCGACAGGCCTTCGTGGCGGAGCCCCGGTCACGGTGAAGGTGTACCCCACCGGCACGGCGGTCGGGATCACGACGGCCTCGGTGCCCAACGGACAGGCCGGTGCGGCATACACCGCCTCGCTCGTCTCCAGCGGAGGCAACCCCCCGATGTCCTGGGACGTGGCCGCTGGTGCGCTTCCGGACGGCCTGTTCCTCAGCCAGACCGACACCTGCTGCTGGCAGCTGGAGGGCAGCCCGACGACGCCTGGGACATACACCTTCACGCTGCGCGCCACGGATGACGGGCAGGCTGCAGCCACCAAGGCCTACAGCATGACGGTCGCCCCTGCCCCATTGGCGGTCACCACGACCTCGGTGCCCCCGGCAGCGGTGGGTTCGAGGTATGACACACGGCTCTCGGCCACCGGCGGAGTCAAGCCGTACGCGTGGTCCCTGACGTCGGGCGCCCTTCCACCAGGCCTCACTCTCTCCGGTGACGGGCAGATCACGGGGACGCCCACCGCCTCCGGCAGCGTCACGGTCACCGTGAAGGTCACCGACAGCGGCGCGCGAGCTTCGACTCGTAGCCTCAACCTGCTCGTGAACGCCCCGGCAACCGCGACAGCGGTGTCGGTTGGGCAGTCGCACTCGTGCGCAGTGGTGGGCGGCAAGGTGAGGTGCTGGGGCTCGAACTGGAGCGGTGAGCTCGGGACGGGCACGACCGCTGAGAGCTCGTCGACCCCGCGCGAGGTCGTCGGCCTCGCCAACGTCACCCAGGTGTCCGCGGGCGACAGCTTCACGTGTGCGCGCACCTCGGACGGCAAGGCGTACTGCTGGGGTGCCAATCTCTACGGCCAGCTCGGCGACGGCACGACCACCGACCGGACCGTTCCCGTCCCGGTGCCGCTCAGCGGGGTCTCCCAGGTGTCGGCAGGCAGCGCGCACGCCTGCGCCGTCGCGGCCGGCGGGGCCGTATGGTGCTGGGGATTCAACGAGCTGGGCCAGGTCGGCACCGGCAGCCTGAGCGCCCGCGTCCTCGTGCCGACCCAGGTCGCCGGGCTGTCCGGCGTGACCAAGGTCAGCGCTGGAGCGTCGTCCACCTGTGTGTCCGGGCCTTCGGGAGCGGTGAAGTGCTGGGGTTCCAACGGCAACGGTGAACTGGGCAACGGCACCTTCGACGACAGCCTCGTCCCCGTCACGGCGCTTGCGTCGGGAGCAACGGACCTCGAGACGGACGACGGGACCTCCTGTGCGGCGACCGCTGACGGCGCCGTGTCCTGCTGGGGCACGGGATTCAGCGAGACCCCGACCGCGGTGTCGGGGGTCAGCGGGGCCGGCTCTGTCAGTGTCTCCAACGCCTCAGCCTGCGCGCAGACGTCCACGGGTGCCCTCTGCTGGGGCCAGCCCGGCAGCGGGACCCGTGGCGACGGGAACTGGTACGACGGCGCCGCGGGCCCCACGGCTGTGACGGGCGTCAGCGGGACCATTGCCAGGACGATCTCCGTCGGCTACCACAATGCGTGCGTCGTCGTGACCGGCGGCTCCGTCCGGTGCTGGGGCGGCGACGACGACGGCCAGCTCGGCGATGGACTGAGCGCGGTCTCGCTGACGCCGTCACCCGTGACTGGTATCGGGTCAGGCGCGAGCTCGCTCGGGTCTGGCGACTCGGGGTCGTGTGCGGTCGTCGGCGGAACCGTGAAGTGCTGGGGTTCCAACAGCAACGGTGAACTCGGCAACGGCACCCGCTTCACCCTCGGACTGGTCCCGGTCACGGTGTCCGGGCTCGCGAACGCGACCCAGGTTGCCGTGGGTGCGAACTTCAGGTGCGCGCGCCGCGGCACGGGAACAGTGTCTTGCTGGGGGCAGAACTGGTACTCCCAGCTTGGAACCTCCACCGGCGACTTCAGCGCCCTCCCCGTCGATGTGCCGGGCGTGACCGACGCGCAGCGTCTCGTGGCAGGGCGCGAGCACGCCTGCGTCCTGCGAAGCGGTGGCACCGTGAGCTGTTGGGGGTCAGGCTGGGCCGGGCAGCTCGGGGACGGCAACGCCGTGGACTCGCCTGATCCTGTCGCCGTGCCGGGGCTGACTTCCGTGACGTCGCTGGCGGCTGCTGGGTACTTCACCTGTGCGGTCAGCGGGGGCAACGTCTGGTGTTGGGGCTCCAACGATGCAGGCCAGCTGGGCACCGCCCCGGGGAACCAGGCGAACACGCCCCAGAAGGTGCCCGGTCTCACGGGCGTCACGTCGGTCGCGGCCGGCGACGACTATGCCTGTGCGGTCCTGTCCTCCGGTGGGATGAAGTGCTGGGGCAGCAACTTCGACGGTCAGCTCGGCGCTGGGGATGAGGTCGAGCACGTCGGCCCGGTCACGGTTTCCGATATCACGACCGCCACCCAGGTGTCACTGGGATCGTCGACGAGCTGTGCCAGGCTCAGCGACGGCACTGTCCGGTGTTGGGGCACGGCATACAACGGACTGCTCGGCGACGAGGCGATCTCGAGTCGCAGCACGCCCGGCACGCTCACGGGTATCAGCTCTGCCGTGGAGGTGTCGGTCGGGTCCTCGGCGGCATGCGTCCGGCTCAGTTCCGGGGCCGTCCAGTGCTGGGGCACGAGCTACTCCGGTGAGCTCGGCAACGGCACCAGCCAGGTGTACGCGGTGCCACAACGAGTCAGCGGACTCTGA
- a CDS encoding DUF6104 family protein — MYFTDRGIEELAARRGEEEVTFEWLADQLRTFVDLNPEFETPVERLATWLARLDDDED, encoded by the coding sequence GTGTACTTCACCGACCGTGGCATCGAGGAGCTGGCTGCTCGACGTGGCGAGGAGGAGGTCACCTTCGAGTGGCTCGCCGACCAGCTGCGCACGTTCGTGGACCTGAACCCCGAATTCGAGACCCCCGTCGAGCGACTGGCCACCTGGCTGGCCCGGCTCGACGACGACGAGGACTGA
- a CDS encoding GDSL-type esterase/lipase family protein: MSEPTFTPSAEFLVSTEGQRDVALVFLGASMVAGVGDPKGQGWVTRVVGRTQHPDLALTAYNLGVRGDTTADLLGRWKAECAPRWAGRSEKRLVVSIGGNDAAAGVSLARHRLNLANILDDAASAGIGTFVVSPAPTDDVEVNEKLDVLVEAQGDVCSRRGVPFVDCFSPLLGHEQWQSDLAASSVPHHPGQAGYGLIAWLVLHNGWYDWLQISPR, encoded by the coding sequence GTGAGCGAGCCGACCTTCACCCCGAGCGCCGAGTTCCTGGTGTCCACCGAGGGCCAGCGTGACGTCGCGCTGGTGTTCCTCGGCGCGTCCATGGTGGCGGGGGTCGGCGACCCCAAGGGCCAGGGCTGGGTGACCAGGGTCGTCGGGCGCACGCAGCACCCGGACCTGGCGCTCACGGCATACAACCTCGGGGTCCGTGGGGACACCACCGCCGACCTGCTCGGCCGCTGGAAGGCCGAGTGCGCACCGCGCTGGGCGGGCCGGTCCGAGAAGCGGCTGGTCGTCTCGATCGGCGGCAACGACGCGGCAGCGGGAGTCTCGCTGGCCCGGCACCGGCTCAACCTGGCCAACATCCTCGACGACGCGGCCAGCGCGGGCATCGGGACGTTCGTCGTCAGCCCCGCACCCACCGACGACGTCGAGGTGAACGAGAAGCTCGACGTGCTCGTCGAGGCGCAGGGCGACGTGTGCTCACGGCGCGGGGTGCCGTTCGTCGACTGCTTCAGCCCGCTGCTGGGGCACGAGCAGTGGCAGAGCGACCTCGCGGCCAGCTCCGTGCCGCACCACCCGGGGCAGGCCGGCTACGGCCTCATCGCGTGGCTCGTGCTGCACAACGGCTGGTACGACTGGCTGCAGATCAGCCCGCGCTGA
- a CDS encoding multifunctional oxoglutarate decarboxylase/oxoglutarate dehydrogenase thiamine pyrophosphate-binding subunit/dihydrolipoyllysine-residue succinyltransferase subunit, whose amino-acid sequence MPDQSPTNDPLAAFGPNEWLVDELYEQYKQDRNQVDKAWWSFFEGYEPGQGASGNGAAGSNGSANGRSSGATAPAAPAASVAPAPSAPPAQRPAQAAPAAQTATAAQAAPAAQATQSASATKEAAGGSTGLRPAGLAQPASDKAAGDKAAGEKAADKAPSARTEEKGEAPVKETPKPRDPERPKETGTVHQDEVKPLRGASARVVTNMETSLTVPTATSVRAVPAKLLIDNRVVINNHLARSRGGKVSFTHIIGYALVKALGHMPEMNNGFTEENGKPALVVPGHVNLGLAIDLAKPDGTRQLLVPSIKAAETMDFAHFWSAYEDVVRKARGGKLTVEDFQGTTISLTNPGTIGTVHSVPRLMSGQGAIIGVGALEYPAEWQGASQETINRNAVSKILTLTSTYDHRIIQGAQSGDFLRIVHQLLLGENGFYDEIFESLRLPYEPVRWVQDISAHHDDDVNKTARVQELIHAYRVRGHLMADTDPLEYRQRRHPDLDVTSHGLTLWDLERDFATGGFGGAPMLRLRKILGILRDSYCRTIGTEYMHIQDPEQRRWLQSKIEVGYAKPGPDEQLRILRRLNAAEAFETFLQTKFVGQKRFSLEGGESVIALLDRILCRAAADRMDEVCIGMPHRGRLNVLANIAGKSYGQIFREFEGRQDPKSVQGSGDVKYHLGTEGEFVAEDGSKTKVYLAANPSHLEAVNPVLEGIARAKQDRLDLAGEDFTVLPLLLHGDAAFAGQGVVAETLNLSQLRGYRTGGTIHIVINNQVGFTTSPSASRSSTYSTDVARMIQAPIFHVNGDDPEACVRVAELAYEFRQEFNKDVVIDMVCYRRRGHNEGDDPSMTQPLMYNLIEAKRSVRKLYTEALIGRGDISQEDAEAALRDYQQQLERVFVETKEALKAPAEAPQDDTKTGTDAEGHSGLEPPSAQSADTTTRSATDTAIPADQLQHIGDAFVNPPPGFTIHPKLAQAMEKRAESVRKGGIDWATGELLAFGSLLMEGTPVRLAGQDSRRGTFVQRHAVLIDKNTAEEWTPLLYLGEGQARFWVYDSLLSEFAAMGFEYGYSVERPDALVLWEAQFGDFFNGAQTIVDEFVSSSEQKWGQRSSVVLLLPHGYEGQGPDHSSARIERFLQMFAEDNMTIAYPSTPASYFHLLRRQAYARPRRPLIVFTPKSMLRLKAAGSMPEDFTTGTFRPVLPDRAQLDASAVTRVLLASGKVVYDLEAARDKAGDTTTAIVRVEQLAPIPAAEIAAELASYPNADVVWVQDEPRNQGAWPFMALNLPQALAEIGETRQLTVVSRKASASPATGSSKRHAEQQAELVAQAFAR is encoded by the coding sequence GTGCCCGACCAGTCCCCGACCAACGACCCCCTGGCGGCCTTCGGGCCGAACGAGTGGCTCGTGGACGAGCTGTATGAGCAGTACAAGCAGGACCGCAACCAGGTCGACAAGGCGTGGTGGTCCTTCTTCGAGGGATACGAGCCGGGCCAGGGCGCCAGCGGGAACGGCGCCGCCGGGTCCAACGGGTCCGCCAACGGCCGCTCCTCGGGCGCGACGGCTCCCGCGGCCCCCGCCGCGAGCGTGGCCCCGGCGCCGTCGGCGCCCCCCGCCCAGCGGCCGGCGCAGGCCGCCCCCGCCGCTCAGACCGCCACTGCCGCGCAGGCCGCGCCCGCCGCCCAGGCAACCCAGTCCGCGTCCGCCACCAAGGAGGCCGCCGGAGGCAGCACCGGCCTGCGCCCCGCCGGTCTCGCGCAGCCCGCTTCCGACAAGGCGGCCGGCGACAAGGCAGCCGGCGAGAAGGCCGCCGACAAGGCGCCGTCCGCCCGCACCGAGGAGAAGGGCGAGGCGCCGGTCAAGGAGACGCCCAAGCCGCGCGACCCCGAGCGCCCCAAGGAGACCGGCACCGTCCACCAGGACGAGGTCAAGCCGCTGCGCGGCGCCAGCGCCCGGGTCGTCACCAACATGGAGACCTCGCTGACCGTCCCGACGGCCACGAGCGTGCGCGCCGTCCCGGCCAAGCTGCTCATCGACAACCGCGTCGTCATCAACAACCACCTCGCCCGCTCCCGCGGCGGCAAGGTGTCGTTCACCCACATCATCGGCTACGCCCTGGTCAAGGCGCTGGGCCACATGCCCGAGATGAACAACGGGTTCACCGAGGAGAACGGCAAGCCCGCCCTCGTCGTCCCGGGCCACGTCAACCTCGGCCTGGCCATCGACCTGGCCAAGCCCGACGGCACCCGCCAGCTGCTCGTGCCGAGCATCAAGGCCGCCGAGACGATGGACTTCGCCCACTTCTGGTCCGCCTACGAGGACGTCGTCCGCAAGGCCCGCGGCGGCAAGCTCACGGTCGAGGACTTCCAGGGCACGACCATCTCGCTGACCAACCCGGGCACCATCGGCACCGTCCACTCCGTGCCGCGCCTGATGTCCGGCCAGGGCGCGATCATCGGCGTCGGCGCGCTGGAGTACCCCGCCGAGTGGCAGGGCGCGAGCCAGGAGACCATCAACCGCAACGCCGTCAGCAAGATCCTCACGCTGACGAGCACCTACGACCACCGCATCATCCAGGGCGCGCAGTCCGGTGACTTCCTGCGGATCGTGCACCAGCTGCTGCTCGGCGAGAACGGCTTCTACGACGAGATCTTCGAGTCGCTGCGCCTGCCCTACGAGCCGGTCCGCTGGGTCCAGGACATCTCGGCCCACCACGACGACGACGTCAACAAGACGGCCCGCGTCCAGGAGCTGATCCACGCCTACCGCGTGCGCGGCCACCTCATGGCCGACACCGACCCGCTGGAGTACCGCCAGCGCCGCCACCCCGACCTCGACGTCACCAGCCACGGCCTGACCCTGTGGGACCTCGAGCGCGACTTCGCGACCGGCGGCTTCGGCGGTGCCCCGATGCTGCGGCTGCGCAAGATCCTGGGCATCCTGCGCGACTCGTACTGCCGCACCATCGGCACCGAGTACATGCACATTCAGGACCCCGAGCAGCGCCGCTGGCTGCAGTCCAAGATCGAGGTCGGCTACGCCAAGCCGGGTCCGGACGAGCAGCTGCGCATCCTGCGCCGGCTCAACGCCGCCGAGGCGTTCGAGACGTTCCTGCAGACCAAGTTCGTCGGCCAGAAGCGGTTCAGCCTCGAGGGCGGCGAGTCCGTCATCGCGCTGCTCGACCGCATCCTGTGCCGCGCCGCCGCCGACCGCATGGACGAGGTCTGCATCGGTATGCCGCACCGCGGGCGCCTCAACGTGCTCGCCAACATCGCGGGCAAGTCCTACGGCCAGATCTTCCGCGAGTTCGAGGGCCGGCAGGACCCCAAGTCGGTCCAGGGCTCGGGCGACGTCAAGTACCACCTCGGCACCGAGGGCGAGTTCGTCGCGGAGGACGGCAGCAAGACCAAGGTCTACCTCGCCGCCAACCCCTCCCACCTCGAGGCCGTCAACCCGGTGCTCGAGGGCATCGCCCGGGCCAAGCAGGACCGCCTCGACCTCGCGGGCGAGGACTTCACCGTGCTGCCGCTGCTGCTGCACGGTGACGCGGCCTTCGCCGGCCAGGGTGTCGTCGCCGAGACGCTGAACCTGTCCCAGCTGCGCGGCTACCGCACTGGCGGGACGATCCACATCGTCATCAACAACCAGGTCGGGTTCACGACCTCGCCGTCGGCCTCGCGGTCCTCGACCTACTCCACCGACGTCGCCCGGATGATCCAGGCGCCGATCTTCCACGTGAACGGCGACGACCCCGAGGCCTGCGTCCGGGTCGCCGAGCTCGCGTACGAGTTCCGGCAGGAGTTCAACAAGGACGTCGTCATCGACATGGTGTGCTACCGCCGCCGTGGCCACAACGAGGGCGACGACCCGTCGATGACCCAGCCGCTCATGTACAACCTCATCGAGGCCAAGCGCTCGGTCCGCAAGCTGTACACCGAGGCCCTCATCGGCCGCGGCGACATCAGCCAGGAGGACGCCGAGGCGGCGCTGCGGGACTACCAGCAGCAGCTCGAGCGGGTGTTCGTGGAGACCAAGGAGGCGCTCAAGGCGCCGGCCGAGGCCCCGCAGGACGACACCAAGACCGGCACCGACGCCGAGGGCCACTCCGGCCTCGAGCCGCCGAGCGCGCAGTCGGCCGACACGACCACCCGGTCGGCGACCGACACCGCGATCCCGGCCGACCAGCTCCAGCACATCGGTGACGCGTTCGTGAACCCGCCGCCGGGCTTCACGATCCACCCGAAGCTGGCGCAGGCCATGGAGAAGCGGGCCGAGTCGGTCCGCAAGGGCGGCATCGACTGGGCGACCGGCGAGCTGCTGGCCTTCGGCTCGCTGCTCATGGAGGGCACCCCGGTCCGCCTCGCCGGCCAGGACAGCCGCCGCGGCACGTTCGTGCAGCGGCACGCCGTGCTCATCGACAAGAACACGGCCGAGGAGTGGACGCCGCTGCTCTACCTCGGTGAGGGCCAGGCCCGGTTCTGGGTCTACGACTCGCTGCTGTCCGAGTTCGCGGCCATGGGCTTCGAGTACGGCTACTCGGTCGAGCGCCCCGACGCGCTCGTGCTGTGGGAGGCGCAGTTCGGCGACTTCTTCAACGGCGCCCAGACCATCGTCGACGAGTTCGTGTCGTCCTCGGAGCAGAAGTGGGGGCAGCGCTCGTCCGTCGTGCTGCTGCTCCCCCACGGCTACGAGGGCCAGGGCCCGGACCACTCCTCCGCGCGCATCGAGCGGTTCCTGCAGATGTTCGCCGAGGACAACATGACGATCGCCTACCCGTCGACGCCGGCGAGCTACTTCCACCTGCTGCGCCGTCAGGCGTACGCCCGGCCGCGCCGCCCGCTCATCGTCTTCACCCCGAAGTCGATGCTGCGGCTCAAGGCGGCCGGCAGCATGCCGGAGGACTTCACCACGGGCACGTTCCGCCCGGTCCTGCCCGACCGCGCGCAGCTCGACGCCTCGGCCGTGACCCGGGTGCTGCTCGCGAGCGGCAAGGTCGTGTACGACCTGGAGGCCGCGCGTGACAAGGCCGGCGACACGACCACGGCGATCGTCCGGGTCGAGCAGCTCGCCCCGATCCCGGCCGCGGAGATCGCCGCCGAGCTCGCGTCGTACCCGAACGCCGACGTGGTCTGGGTGCAGGACGAGCCGCGCAACCAGGGTGCGTGGCCGTTCATGGCGCTCAACCTGCCTCAGGCCCTCGCCGAGATCGGCGAGACCCGGCAGCTCACGGTGGTCTCGCGCAAGGCCTCGGCCTCGCCGGCGACCGGGTCGAGCAAGCGGCACGCCGAGCAGCAGGCCGAGCTCGTGGCGCAGGCCTTCGCCCGCTGA